In Rhodoferax koreense, a genomic segment contains:
- a CDS encoding GlsB/YeaQ/YmgE family stress response membrane protein, producing MFSLIGTIIIGFVVGLIARALKPGDDKLGLIMTSILGIAGAFLANFVGQKMGWYGAGQAAGWIASVVGAIILLFIYSLVKSKT from the coding sequence ATGTTTTCTCTGATCGGCACCATCATCATCGGCTTCGTGGTCGGCCTCATCGCCCGTGCACTCAAGCCCGGCGACGACAAGCTCGGCTTGATCATGACCTCCATCCTCGGCATCGCCGGCGCCTTCCTGGCCAACTTCGTCGGCCAGAAAATGGGCTGGTACGGCGCCGGCCAAGCCGCCGGCTGGATCGCCTCGGTGGTCGGCGCCATCATCCTGCTGTTCATCTACAGCCTGGTCAAAAGCAAGACCTGA
- the prmB gene encoding 50S ribosomal protein L3 N(5)-glutamine methyltransferase, with the protein MTVLELIEQGASRLEAAGVSYGHGTANAFDEAAWLVLWRLGLPLDALDEVSNRLVTQEEQAQVATLFESRISTRKPAAYLTREAWLQGVPFYVDERAIVPRSFIAELLMDGGFDYWLREDTSKVLDLCTGNGSLAVLAAMVFPEVTVVGADLSPDALAVARINVDKHGLAERITLVECDGLSKVEGPFDLILCNPPYVNSGSMATLPAEYQAEPALALAGGTDGMDFIRTLLRDAAAKMSPEAVLVLEIGNEREHFEAAFPTLEVFWLETSAGEDQVLLVTRDALAALS; encoded by the coding sequence ATGACCGTCCTCGAACTCATCGAACAGGGCGCCTCCAGGCTGGAGGCCGCCGGCGTCTCCTACGGCCACGGCACGGCCAACGCCTTCGACGAGGCCGCCTGGCTGGTGTTGTGGCGGCTCGGCCTTCCGCTCGACGCCCTGGATGAAGTATCAAATCGGCTTGTGACGCAGGAAGAACAAGCGCAGGTTGCTACACTTTTTGAATCCCGCATCAGCACGCGCAAACCCGCGGCCTACCTCACGCGCGAAGCCTGGCTGCAGGGCGTGCCCTTCTACGTGGACGAACGCGCCATCGTGCCGCGCTCCTTCATCGCCGAATTGCTGATGGACGGCGGCTTCGACTATTGGCTGCGTGAAGACACGAGCAAAGTACTGGACCTGTGCACCGGCAACGGCAGCCTCGCCGTGCTCGCGGCCATGGTGTTCCCGGAGGTCACGGTGGTCGGCGCCGACCTGAGCCCCGACGCCTTGGCCGTGGCGCGCATCAACGTCGACAAACACGGCCTGGCCGAGCGCATCACCCTGGTCGAATGCGACGGCCTGAGCAAAGTGGAAGGCCCGTTCGACCTGATCCTGTGCAACCCGCCGTATGTGAACAGCGGCAGCATGGCCACGCTGCCCGCCGAATACCAGGCCGAGCCGGCCCTGGCGCTGGCCGGCGGCACGGACGGCATGGACTTCATCCGCACGCTGCTGCGCGATGCTGCGGCCAAGATGTCTCCCGAAGCCGTGCTGGTGCTCGAGATCGGCAACGAACGTGAGCATTTCGAGGCGGCGTTCCCTACGCTGGAAGTGTTCTGGCTGGAGACCAGTGCGGGGGAAGACCAGGTGCTGTTGGTCACACGGGACGCGCTGGCCGCGCTTTCCTAG
- the gnd gene encoding decarboxylating NADP(+)-dependent phosphogluconate dehydrogenase: MSSKKSDFGLIGLAVMGQNLVLNVESRGFQVSVYNRTTDKTDEFVAANPGKKLVGCDTLEAFVQSLALPRKIQIMVKAGAPVDQVIEQLIPLLDKDDIIIDGGNSLYTDTERRDAYLSSKGLRFIGAGVSGGEEGARKGPAIMPGGPASTWEVMKPIFESIAAKVDGQPCVIHIGPGGAGHYVKMIHNGIEYGDMQLICEAYSLFKAAGFTTDEMAAIFNEWNEGDLQSYLIQITGKALEQKDPETGQPLVELILDKAGQKGTGQWTLINAAENAVVISTINAAVEARVLSSQKKQRVVASQQLQGPKPDLSAAKKDLVAKVHDALYASKVISYTQGFDLIKTMGEKKQWGLDFGGIASIWRGGCIIRARFLNRITDAYRTDPALVNLMLAPFFKDLLNQTQQNWREVVALAVSNGIPVPAFSASLAYYDSYRSERLSANLLQAQRDFFGAHTYERIDKPEGQFFHTEWPEVIG; this comes from the coding sequence ATGAGCAGCAAGAAAAGCGATTTCGGATTGATTGGCCTGGCCGTCATGGGCCAGAACCTGGTGCTGAACGTGGAAAGCCGCGGCTTCCAGGTCAGCGTGTACAACCGCACGACCGACAAGACCGACGAATTCGTCGCTGCCAATCCGGGCAAGAAGCTGGTGGGCTGCGACACGCTCGAGGCCTTCGTGCAGAGCCTGGCGCTGCCGCGCAAGATCCAGATCATGGTCAAGGCCGGCGCGCCGGTGGACCAGGTGATCGAGCAACTGATTCCGCTGCTCGACAAGGACGACATCATCATCGACGGCGGCAACAGCCTCTACACCGACACCGAGCGCCGCGACGCGTACCTCAGCAGCAAGGGCCTGCGCTTCATCGGCGCCGGCGTGTCCGGCGGCGAGGAGGGCGCGCGCAAGGGCCCGGCCATCATGCCCGGCGGCCCGGCCTCCACCTGGGAGGTGATGAAGCCGATCTTCGAGAGCATCGCCGCCAAGGTCGACGGCCAGCCCTGCGTGATCCACATCGGCCCCGGCGGCGCCGGCCACTACGTGAAGATGATCCACAACGGCATCGAATACGGTGACATGCAGCTCATCTGCGAGGCCTACAGCCTGTTCAAGGCGGCCGGCTTCACCACCGACGAGATGGCCGCCATCTTCAACGAGTGGAACGAGGGCGACCTGCAGAGCTACCTGATACAGATCACCGGCAAGGCGCTGGAGCAGAAGGACCCGGAGACCGGCCAGCCGCTGGTGGAGCTGATCCTCGACAAGGCCGGCCAGAAGGGCACGGGCCAGTGGACGCTGATCAATGCCGCGGAAAACGCCGTCGTCATCAGCACCATCAACGCCGCCGTGGAAGCGCGCGTGCTGTCCTCGCAGAAGAAGCAGCGCGTGGTGGCGAGCCAACAGTTGCAAGGTCCGAAGCCGGATCTCAGCGCGGCCAAGAAGGACCTGGTGGCCAAGGTGCACGACGCGCTGTACGCCTCCAAGGTCATCAGCTACACCCAGGGCTTCGACCTGATCAAGACCATGGGCGAGAAGAAGCAGTGGGGCCTGGACTTCGGCGGCATCGCCTCGATCTGGCGCGGCGGCTGCATCATCCGCGCGCGCTTCCTGAACCGCATCACCGACGCCTACCGCACCGATCCGGCGCTGGTGAACCTGATGCTGGCGCCGTTCTTCAAGGATCTGCTGAACCAGACGCAGCAGAACTGGCGCGAAGTGGTGGCGCTGGCGGTCAGCAACGGCATCCCGGTGCCGGCCTTCAGCGCTTCACTGGCCTATTACGACAGCTACCGCTCGGAGCGGCTGTCGGCGAATTTGCTGCAGGCGCAGCGCGACTTCTTCGGGGCGCATACGTATGAGCGGATCGACAAGCCGGAGGGGCAGTTCTTTCATACGGAGTGGCCGGAAGTGATTGGTTAG
- the imuA gene encoding translesion DNA synthesis-associated protein ImuA, giving the protein MSASAIPILDSLWRASEMGRPANVTTPSGHPGLDAELPGGGWPAGQLSEVLQAQAGLHEWRLLLPAVRAAAAHGAVVLIGCPHWPNMAALAGHGIPLARMLVVEAERPAERLWAAEQALRCRDLAALLVWLPQARAEQLRRLQFTGQAAHQPRAPLAFVFRPLSAQQDASPAPLRLSLRLDGRPAQAGQGALPGLEIEIFKRRGPQQAAPLRLQTALPPVLALWAASQARPAVPSTTADERAGRIDNVVPLPTPAPSPPSPPSPLSPPAPLPHAASHVVDRIRPVAASA; this is encoded by the coding sequence ATGTCCGCCTCCGCCATTCCCATCCTCGACAGCCTCTGGCGCGCCAGCGAAATGGGCAGGCCGGCGAACGTCACCACGCCATCGGGCCACCCGGGTCTCGACGCCGAGCTGCCCGGCGGCGGCTGGCCCGCGGGCCAGCTCAGCGAAGTGCTGCAGGCCCAGGCCGGCCTGCACGAATGGCGGCTGCTGCTGCCGGCCGTGCGGGCCGCGGCGGCGCATGGCGCGGTGGTGCTGATCGGCTGCCCGCACTGGCCCAACATGGCCGCCCTGGCCGGCCACGGCATTCCGCTGGCGCGCATGCTGGTGGTCGAGGCCGAGCGCCCGGCCGAACGGCTGTGGGCGGCCGAGCAAGCCCTGCGCTGCCGCGACCTGGCGGCGCTGCTGGTGTGGCTGCCGCAGGCGCGCGCCGAGCAGTTGCGCCGGCTGCAGTTCACCGGCCAGGCCGCGCACCAGCCGCGCGCGCCGCTGGCCTTCGTATTCCGCCCGCTGTCGGCGCAGCAGGATGCGTCGCCCGCGCCGTTGCGCCTGAGCCTGCGGCTCGATGGCCGGCCGGCGCAGGCGGGTCAGGGCGCCCTGCCCGGCCTGGAGATCGAGATCTTCAAGCGCCGCGGGCCGCAGCAGGCCGCGCCGCTGCGCCTGCAGACCGCCCTACCGCCCGTGCTGGCCTTGTGGGCGGCGAGCCAGGCCCGGCCTGCGGTGCCGTCCACGACGGCCGACGAGCGGGCTGGCCGCATCGACAACGTCGTGCCGCTGCCCACGCCTGCTCCGTCACCTCCGTCACCTCCGTCACCTTTGTCCCCTCCGGCCCCTTTGCCCCATGCCGCATCCCATGTGGTGGATCGCATTCGCCCCGTCGCCGCCTCCGCCTGA
- the dapC gene encoding succinyldiaminopimelate transaminase — MNPLLAKLQPYPFERLKQLFASVTPNPAYRPISLGIGEPKHATPPFLQQAMAAAITSPIASSGASSGLAAYPATAGDPALRQSFTDWLQRRYHLKLDPATQVLPVNGSREALFAFAQTVIDPSRTDATVVCPNPFYQIYEGATLLAGATPWYAPSDPARNFAVDWDSVPAEVWARTQLLFVCSPGNPTGAVMPLAEWEKLFALSDRHGFVIASDECYSEIYFRDEPPLGGLEAAFKLGRKDFRNIVAFTSLSKRSNVPGLRSGFVAGDAALMKQFLLYRTYHGSAMSPVVQAASIAAWNEESHVVDNRAQYRAKFAEVTPLLAEVMDVALPDAGFYLWAEVPGPAIVDGLDSDAAFARDLLAAYNVTVLPGSYLARETAGPADADGHPTTLNPGRQRIRMALVAETAECAEAAKRIVQFVKARA, encoded by the coding sequence ATGAATCCCCTGCTCGCTAAACTCCAGCCCTACCCCTTCGAGCGGCTGAAACAGCTGTTCGCCAGCGTCACACCCAACCCGGCCTACCGGCCGATCAGCCTGGGCATCGGCGAACCCAAGCACGCCACGCCGCCTTTTCTGCAGCAGGCCATGGCGGCGGCCATCACCAGCCCGATCGCCTCCAGCGGTGCATCGTCGGGGCTCGCGGCCTATCCGGCCACGGCCGGTGACCCGGCGCTGCGCCAATCGTTCACCGACTGGCTGCAGCGGCGCTACCACCTGAAGCTCGACCCGGCCACCCAGGTGCTGCCGGTGAACGGCTCGCGCGAAGCCTTGTTCGCCTTCGCGCAGACCGTGATCGACCCGAGCCGGACCGATGCCACCGTGGTCTGCCCGAATCCGTTCTACCAGATCTACGAAGGCGCGACGCTGCTGGCCGGCGCCACGCCGTGGTATGCGCCCAGCGACCCCGCGCGCAACTTCGCGGTCGATTGGGACAGCGTGCCGGCCGAGGTCTGGGCCAGGACGCAGCTGCTGTTCGTCTGCTCGCCCGGCAACCCAACGGGCGCCGTGATGCCGCTGGCCGAGTGGGAAAAGCTGTTCGCACTGAGCGACCGGCACGGTTTCGTGATCGCCTCAGACGAGTGCTACAGCGAGATCTACTTCCGTGACGAGCCGCCGCTGGGCGGCCTGGAGGCGGCCTTCAAACTCGGCCGCAAGGATTTCAGGAACATCGTGGCCTTCACCAGCCTGTCCAAACGCAGCAACGTGCCCGGCCTGCGCAGCGGCTTCGTGGCCGGCGACGCGGCGCTGATGAAGCAGTTCCTGCTCTACCGCACCTACCACGGCAGCGCCATGAGCCCGGTGGTGCAGGCCGCGAGCATCGCCGCCTGGAACGAGGAAAGCCACGTGGTCGACAACCGCGCGCAGTACCGCGCCAAGTTCGCCGAAGTCACGCCGCTGCTGGCCGAGGTGATGGACGTGGCCCTGCCCGACGCCGGTTTCTACCTCTGGGCCGAGGTGCCCGGCCCGGCCATCGTGGATGGCCTGGACAGCGACGCGGCCTTCGCACGCGACCTGCTGGCTGCCTACAATGTGACGGTGCTGCCGGGCAGTTACCTGGCCCGCGAAACCGCTGGGCCGGCCGACGCCGATGGCCATCCCACCACGCTGAACCCTGGCCGCCAACGCATCCGCATGGCCTTGGTGGCCGAAACCGCCGAATGCGCGGAAGCCGCAAAACGCATCGTCCAGTTCGTCAAGGCGCGAGCCTGA
- the dapD gene encoding 2,3,4,5-tetrahydropyridine-2,6-dicarboxylate N-succinyltransferase: MTQQLQNTIDAAWENRASLSPSSAPKEVSEAVEHVIHELNNGTLRVATREAVGQWTVHQWIKKAVLLSFRLKDNELIQAGQLGFYDKVPTKFAHLSAEEMKATGVRVVPPAVARRGSFIAKGAILMPSYVNIGAYVDEGTMVDTWATVGSCAQVGKNVHLSGGVGLGGVLEPLQANPTIIEDNCFIGARSEVVEGVIVEENSVLGMGVYIGQSTPIFKRDTGEIIYGRVPAGSVVISGALHKKTADGTPYSTYAAVIVKTVDAQTRAKTSLNDLLRD; the protein is encoded by the coding sequence ATGACACAGCAACTGCAAAACACCATCGACGCCGCCTGGGAAAACCGCGCCAGCCTCTCGCCTTCTTCGGCACCGAAAGAAGTCAGCGAAGCCGTCGAACACGTGATCCACGAACTGAACAACGGCACGCTGCGCGTGGCCACGCGCGAAGCCGTGGGCCAGTGGACCGTGCACCAGTGGATCAAGAAGGCCGTGCTGCTGTCGTTCCGCCTGAAGGACAACGAGCTGATCCAGGCCGGCCAGCTCGGCTTCTACGACAAGGTGCCGACCAAGTTCGCGCACCTGAGCGCCGAGGAAATGAAGGCCACCGGCGTGCGCGTGGTGCCGCCGGCCGTGGCGCGCCGCGGCAGCTTCATCGCCAAGGGTGCGATCCTGATGCCGAGCTACGTGAACATCGGCGCCTATGTCGATGAAGGCACCATGGTCGACACCTGGGCCACCGTGGGCTCGTGCGCACAGGTCGGCAAGAACGTGCACCTCTCCGGCGGCGTGGGCCTGGGCGGCGTGCTCGAGCCGCTGCAGGCCAACCCGACCATCATCGAAGACAACTGCTTCATCGGCGCACGCTCCGAAGTCGTCGAAGGCGTGATCGTCGAGGAGAACTCTGTGCTGGGCATGGGCGTCTACATCGGCCAGAGCACGCCGATCTTCAAGCGGGACACCGGCGAGATCATCTACGGCCGCGTGCCCGCCGGCAGCGTGGTGATCAGCGGTGCCCTGCACAAGAAGACGGCCGACGGCACGCCCTACAGCACCTATGCGGCCGTCATCGTCAAGACCGTCGACGCCCAGACCCGCGCCAAGACCAGCCTGAACGACCTGCTGCGCGACTGA
- a CDS encoding PilT/PilU family type 4a pilus ATPase: MSTMERILRLMQEKRASDLFLSANAPALIKIGGQAVPINSQLLQWDAPRNLLAEVVPAGRIEELEQTGELNMAISMVGVGRFRVSAMRQRGTYAVVIRYITSEIPSLAGLKVPPVLGELIMQKRGLVLVVGATGAGKTTTLAAMIDHRNANASGHILTIEEPVEYLFRNKKSVVNQREVGTDTDSLQVALKNALRQAPDVILIGEIRDRETMTAAIQYAQTGHLCLATLHANNSYQALNRILNFYPVETRATMLGDLASSLKAIVSQRLLRTPAGERVPAVEILLNTILVTDLIEKGDFGAVKEAMEKSIADGSQTFEGDIARLIKEGIIDRKEGLANADSATNLMWRLQNDFERAAPPPAPAETENEASFTEIVLDVKH, encoded by the coding sequence ATGAGCACGATGGAGCGGATATTGCGGTTGATGCAGGAGAAGCGCGCCTCCGACCTCTTCCTCTCGGCCAACGCACCGGCCCTGATCAAGATCGGCGGCCAGGCCGTGCCGATCAACAGCCAGCTGCTGCAGTGGGATGCCCCGCGCAACCTGCTGGCCGAAGTCGTGCCCGCCGGCCGCATCGAGGAGCTGGAGCAGACCGGCGAGCTGAACATGGCGATCTCCATGGTCGGCGTGGGCCGCTTCCGCGTGAGCGCCATGCGCCAGCGCGGCACGTATGCGGTGGTGATCCGCTACATCACCAGCGAAATCCCGTCGCTGGCCGGCTTGAAGGTGCCGCCGGTGCTCGGCGAACTGATCATGCAAAAGCGCGGGCTGGTGCTGGTGGTGGGGGCTACCGGCGCCGGCAAGACGACCACGCTCGCGGCCATGATCGACCACCGCAACGCCAATGCCAGCGGCCACATCCTGACCATCGAGGAGCCGGTTGAATACCTGTTCCGCAACAAGAAATCGGTGGTCAACCAGCGCGAGGTCGGCACCGACACCGACTCCCTGCAGGTCGCGCTGAAGAACGCGCTGCGCCAGGCGCCCGACGTGATCCTGATCGGCGAGATCCGCGACCGCGAAACCATGACGGCGGCGATACAGTATGCGCAGACCGGCCACCTGTGCCTGGCCACGCTGCATGCGAACAACAGCTACCAGGCGCTGAACCGCATCCTGAACTTCTACCCCGTGGAAACGCGGGCCACCATGCTCGGCGACCTGGCGTCCAGCCTGAAAGCCATCGTCTCGCAGCGCCTGCTGCGCACGCCCGCAGGCGAACGCGTGCCGGCGGTGGAAATCCTGCTCAACACCATCCTGGTGACCGACCTCATCGAAAAAGGCGACTTCGGCGCGGTCAAGGAGGCCATGGAAAAATCCATCGCCGACGGTTCGCAGACCTTCGAAGGCGACATCGCGCGCCTGATCAAGGAAGGCATCATCGACCGCAAGGAAGGCCTGGCCAACGCCGATTCGGCCACCAACCTAATGTGGCGGCTGCAGAACGATTTCGAGCGCGCCGCCCCGCCACCGGCACCCGCCGAGACCGAAAACGAAGCGTCCTTTACGGAAATCGTGCTGGACGTCAAACATTAG
- a CDS encoding ABC-F family ATP-binding cassette domain-containing protein, whose product MITLKNVVLRRSAKVLLDSASVTINPGEKVGLVGRNGAGKSTLFALLNGTLHEDGGDFQVPAQWRLAQVAQDMPETEQSATDFVIEGDVTLLAAQQEVAAAEATDDGERMANAYMALYDAGSGDAQARAQALILGLGFKTTELENPVNSFSGGWRMRLQLARALMCPSDLMLLDEPTNHLDLDALVWLEAWLKRYTGTLLVISHDREFLDAITDVTVHIESAKLNRYGGNYTKFEDMRAEKMEQQQASFSKQQEKIAHLQKFISRFKAQASKARQAQSRVKALDRMEKIAPLLAEAEFTFEFKEPANLPNPMLSMSDATFGYPPADDAPAGTGPTVIVQKVNKSVLAGQRIGILGANGQGKSTLVKTVARALAPIQGEILEGKGLNIGYFAQQELDVLSPADTPLEHMIRLVKDTTAAGKLAGQGTREQDLRSFLGTFNFSGDMVKQAVGSMSGGEKARLVLCMIVWQRPNLLLLDEPTNHLDLATREALAMALNEFEGTVMLVSHDRALLRSVCDEFWMVSRGGVEPFDGDLDDYQRYLLDESKRLREEAKNAVSNAAAPAPAVVVAAPVAAPAPKAANPAEQRRADSARRQQQANQAKPLQKELDKVDQAMAKLQSEKGQIEAQMSQPLPPAEIASAGKRLKIVGDELAVLEEKWLSLSEQIEAARTAEV is encoded by the coding sequence ATGATCACCCTCAAGAACGTCGTCCTGCGCCGCAGCGCCAAAGTATTGCTCGACAGCGCCAGCGTCACCATCAACCCCGGTGAAAAGGTCGGCCTCGTCGGGCGCAACGGCGCGGGCAAGTCCACGCTGTTCGCGCTGCTCAACGGCACGCTGCACGAGGACGGCGGCGACTTCCAGGTGCCCGCGCAATGGCGCCTGGCCCAGGTGGCCCAGGACATGCCGGAGACCGAGCAGAGCGCCACCGACTTCGTGATCGAAGGCGACGTGACGCTTTTGGCCGCCCAGCAGGAAGTGGCCGCGGCCGAGGCCACCGACGACGGCGAACGCATGGCCAACGCCTACATGGCCCTGTACGACGCGGGCTCCGGCGACGCCCAGGCGCGCGCGCAGGCGCTGATCCTCGGCCTGGGCTTCAAGACCACCGAGCTCGAGAACCCGGTGAACAGCTTCTCCGGCGGCTGGCGCATGCGGCTGCAGCTCGCCCGCGCGCTGATGTGCCCGTCCGACCTGATGCTGCTCGACGAGCCGACCAACCACTTGGACCTGGACGCCCTGGTGTGGCTCGAAGCCTGGCTCAAGCGCTACACCGGCACGCTGTTGGTCATCAGCCATGACCGCGAATTCCTCGACGCCATCACCGACGTCACGGTGCACATCGAATCGGCCAAGCTCAACCGCTACGGCGGCAACTACACCAAGTTCGAGGACATGCGCGCCGAGAAGATGGAGCAGCAGCAGGCCTCGTTCAGCAAACAGCAAGAGAAGATCGCCCACCTGCAGAAGTTCATCAGCCGCTTCAAGGCCCAGGCCAGCAAGGCGCGCCAGGCGCAAAGCCGCGTCAAGGCCCTGGACCGCATGGAAAAGATTGCCCCGCTGCTGGCCGAGGCCGAATTCACCTTCGAATTCAAGGAGCCGGCCAACCTGCCCAACCCGATGCTGTCGATGTCCGACGCGACCTTCGGCTACCCGCCGGCCGACGACGCGCCGGCCGGCACGGGCCCGACCGTCATCGTGCAGAAGGTCAACAAGTCGGTGCTGGCCGGCCAGCGCATCGGCATCCTCGGCGCCAACGGCCAGGGCAAGTCGACACTGGTGAAGACCGTGGCGCGCGCGCTGGCGCCGATCCAGGGCGAAATCCTGGAGGGCAAGGGCCTGAACATCGGCTACTTCGCGCAGCAGGAACTCGACGTGCTGAGCCCGGCCGACACCCCGCTCGAACACATGATCCGCCTGGTGAAGGACACCACGGCCGCCGGCAAGCTCGCCGGCCAGGGCACGCGCGAGCAGGACCTGCGCAGCTTCCTCGGCACCTTCAACTTCAGCGGCGACATGGTCAAGCAGGCCGTGGGCAGCATGAGCGGCGGCGAAAAGGCCCGGCTGGTGCTGTGCATGATCGTCTGGCAGCGCCCCAACCTGCTGCTGCTCGACGAGCCGACCAACCACCTGGACCTGGCCACCCGCGAGGCACTGGCCATGGCGCTCAACGAATTCGAAGGCACGGTGATGCTGGTCAGCCACGACCGCGCGTTGCTGCGTTCGGTGTGCGACGAATTCTGGATGGTGTCGCGCGGCGGCGTCGAGCCCTTCGATGGCGACCTCGACGACTACCAGCGTTACCTGCTCGACGAATCCAAGCGCCTGCGCGAGGAAGCCAAGAACGCGGTCTCCAACGCCGCGGCGCCGGCGCCCGCGGTCGTCGTGGCCGCTCCCGTCGCCGCACCGGCGCCCAAGGCCGCCAACCCGGCCGAGCAGCGCCGCGCGGACTCGGCACGCCGCCAGCAGCAGGCCAACCAGGCCAAGCCGCTGCAAAAGGAACTCGACAAGGTCGACCAGGCCATGGCCAAACTGCAATCGGAAAAAGGCCAGATCGAAGCGCAGATGAGCCAGCCGCTGCCGCCGGCCGAGATCGCCAGCGCCGGCAAACGCCTCAAGATCGTCGGCGACGAACTCGCCGTCCTCGAAGAGAAATGGCTGTCGCTTTCGGAGCAGATCGAGGCTGCGCGCACGGCCGAGGTTTGA
- the dapE gene encoding succinyl-diaminopimelate desuccinylase — MSRTLQLTEQLISRHSVTPEDAHCQKIIAERLKPLGFVFETVESGPDDFRVTNLWAVRKGFGPTDAAQASTATPVATKLIVFAGHTDVVPTGPLEQWTSDPFTPTHRDGKLFGRGASDMKTSIAAFVVAVEEFVAAHPDSYLSIALLLTSDEEGPATDGTVIMCEWLERHGEQIDYCIVGEPTSVERTGDMIKNGRRGTMGGKLTVKGVQGHIAYPQLAKNPIHLALPALAELATVEWDKGNAFFQPTSWQISNIHSGTGATNVIPGAAVVDFNFRFCTESTAEGLQQRVQEVLDRHGLDYELKWTVGGQPFLTTPGTLVDAVSEAIRQETGLATELSTTGGTSDGRFIARICPQVIELGPPNASIHKIDEHVALADIEPLKNIYRRVLVLLDQQLQADPA, encoded by the coding sequence ATGAGCCGCACACTGCAACTCACCGAACAACTGATCTCGCGCCACTCCGTCACCCCGGAAGACGCGCACTGCCAGAAAATCATCGCCGAACGCCTGAAGCCGCTGGGCTTCGTGTTCGAGACGGTGGAAAGCGGCCCGGACGACTTCCGCGTGACCAACCTGTGGGCCGTGCGCAAGGGCTTCGGCCCGACGGATGCGGCCCAGGCCTCGACCGCCACACCGGTGGCGACCAAGCTCATCGTCTTCGCCGGCCACACCGACGTGGTGCCCACCGGCCCGCTCGAGCAGTGGACCAGCGACCCGTTCACCCCCACGCATCGCGACGGCAAGCTGTTCGGCCGCGGCGCCAGCGACATGAAGACCTCCATCGCCGCCTTCGTGGTGGCGGTGGAGGAATTCGTGGCGGCACATCCCGATTCCTACCTGTCGATCGCGCTGCTGCTCACCAGCGACGAGGAAGGCCCGGCCACCGACGGTACCGTGATCATGTGCGAATGGCTGGAGCGCCACGGCGAGCAGATCGACTACTGCATCGTCGGCGAGCCCACCTCGGTGGAGCGCACCGGCGACATGATCAAGAACGGCCGGCGCGGCACTATGGGCGGCAAGCTCACCGTGAAGGGCGTGCAAGGCCACATCGCCTATCCGCAACTCGCGAAGAACCCGATCCACCTGGCGCTGCCGGCGCTCGCCGAACTGGCCACGGTGGAATGGGACAAGGGCAATGCCTTCTTCCAGCCGACGAGCTGGCAGATCAGCAACATCCATTCGGGCACCGGCGCCACCAACGTGATCCCGGGCGCGGCGGTGGTGGACTTCAACTTCCGCTTCTGCACCGAATCCACCGCCGAAGGCCTGCAGCAAAGGGTGCAGGAGGTGCTGGACCGGCACGGGCTCGACTATGAGCTGAAGTGGACCGTCGGCGGCCAGCCGTTTTTGACCACGCCGGGCACACTCGTTGATGCGGTGAGCGAAGCCATCCGCCAGGAAACCGGCCTCGCCACCGAGCTCTCCACCACCGGCGGCACGAGCGACGGGCGCTTCATCGCGCGCATCTGCCCGCAGGTGATCGAGCTCGGCCCGCCGAACGCGAGCATCCACAAGATCGACGAACACGTGGCGCTCGCCGACATCGAACCGCTGAAGAACATCTACCGCCGCGTGCTGGTGCTGCTGGACCAGCAATTGCAGGCAGATCCGGCATGA